In the genome of Hymenobacter taeanensis, one region contains:
- a CDS encoding M16 family metallopeptidase gives MLDRKVAPPVQPLASITLPAADVLLLPNGARLHILRNAAQPVIRLQAVFKAGKWYEPAPSVSLLTARMLLEGTRTRTARQIADEVAFYGASLECEQGFDRATLTLYCLSRHLEKLLPLFLDVITAPTFPEVELAQLKARTIQNVRIERQKTSYLAAEQFSRNLYGPTFPYGVVFDEAKFDGVLVEQVRAFHQEFYQLMGAEIFLCGDVLPEHEQLIQQTLGITQSQQTNIASVEAFTISAPPLDYVTVPGSLQASLRIGRLWPSNSHPQTHQLQVLVKVLGGYFGSRLMKNIREDKGFTYGIYASVGPREHATSFVIGSDVNAASADAAIQEVHYELRKLQEELIPADELQTVKNYMTGKFANELSTVFEQCDKYKSIVFFNIPTDYYSEFIKQTQAVDARALQLLAQEYLSPEQMIEVVVGPQR, from the coding sequence ATGCTCGACCGTAAAGTCGCTCCTCCCGTTCAGCCGCTGGCCAGCATCACGCTGCCCGCGGCTGACGTGCTTTTGCTCCCTAATGGAGCCCGCCTCCACATCCTGCGCAACGCAGCGCAGCCAGTCATACGTTTGCAAGCTGTCTTCAAAGCTGGTAAATGGTATGAGCCGGCACCTAGCGTTTCCCTCCTCACGGCCCGAATGCTGCTGGAGGGTACCCGCACCCGCACTGCCCGTCAGATTGCCGATGAAGTGGCCTTCTATGGTGCTTCACTTGAATGTGAGCAAGGCTTTGATCGTGCCACTCTTACCCTGTATTGCTTAAGCCGTCATCTAGAGAAGCTGTTGCCGTTGTTCCTAGACGTAATTACGGCGCCAACCTTCCCTGAGGTAGAATTAGCACAACTTAAAGCTCGTACCATCCAGAACGTGCGGATAGAACGGCAAAAAACCAGCTATCTGGCTGCCGAGCAATTCTCTCGTAACCTGTATGGCCCTACCTTTCCTTATGGCGTCGTATTTGATGAAGCGAAATTCGACGGAGTGCTTGTGGAGCAGGTAAGAGCTTTCCACCAGGAGTTTTATCAACTAATGGGTGCTGAAATCTTTCTCTGTGGTGATGTACTTCCGGAGCATGAGCAACTCATACAGCAAACGCTAGGCATAACCCAATCTCAACAGACTAACATAGCTTCTGTAGAAGCCTTTACCATAAGCGCCCCTCCCCTAGATTATGTTACTGTGCCAGGTAGCTTGCAGGCCTCTCTGCGTATTGGGCGCTTGTGGCCTTCGAATAGCCACCCACAAACCCATCAACTCCAAGTGCTAGTAAAAGTGCTAGGAGGATACTTTGGGTCGCGTTTAATGAAGAATATCCGCGAAGACAAAGGATTTACTTATGGTATCTATGCCAGCGTAGGCCCCAGAGAACATGCCACTAGCTTTGTTATCGGCTCTGATGTTAATGCTGCCAGTGCTGATGCTGCAATTCAGGAAGTACACTATGAACTGCGGAAGCTACAAGAAGAGCTGATTCCGGCTGACGAACTCCAAACAGTCAAGAACTACATGACTGGCAAGTTCGCCAACGAATTAAGCACTGTATTTGAACAGTGCGATAAGTATAAAAGCATTGTGTTTTTCAATATCCCAACTGATTACTATTCGGAGTTCATCAAACAGACACAAGCTGTAGATGCCAGAGCTCTACAATTGCTAGCACAGGAATACCTTTCTCCAGAGCAAATGATCGAAGTAGTTGTAGGCCCACAGAGGTAA
- the porV gene encoding type IX secretion system outer membrane channel protein PorV, translating into MNLTKLPLRFAFLPGLLGLAATVQAQTQSNAITTAVPILTVSPDARSAALGEAGVAISPDANAGYYNPGKLGFVRYKYSISPSYTPWQQNLANDMGLAYLGSTFKIGERSGLSATLMYFDLGQIQYRNAQNIPGPTFNPKEYSLAIGYGLKLSDNFGVGLNARYIRSNLTGGLADTKPGQAVAVDLGAYYTKDLTIGAGEYNLSLGGAISNIGNKMSYTDAAQPDFLPMNLKLGTAITKELDLYNKLTLAFDANKLLVPTPFYDVDDPTNIGKQSVIDENNRRAQKGIVSAVLGSFSDAPGGFKEELREINLATGLEYAYNDLLMARVGYFYEHQYKGARQYLSLGAGVRYNVLGVDAAFLVPNDKANPLANTIRISLHFNINALEEAFGNSDSAPTN; encoded by the coding sequence ATGAATTTGACGAAGCTGCCCCTGCGTTTTGCGTTCCTGCCTGGTCTACTAGGCCTAGCTGCCACTGTTCAGGCCCAAACGCAGTCCAATGCCATTACTACCGCTGTTCCCATCCTCACCGTTAGCCCCGATGCGCGCTCCGCTGCTTTAGGTGAAGCCGGCGTTGCTATCAGCCCCGACGCTAATGCAGGCTACTACAATCCGGGTAAACTTGGCTTCGTACGTTATAAATACAGCATATCTCCTTCTTACACGCCTTGGCAGCAAAATCTGGCCAATGACATGGGCTTGGCGTATTTGGGCTCCACCTTCAAAATCGGAGAGCGTTCCGGCTTATCGGCGACGCTTATGTACTTTGATTTGGGCCAGATTCAGTATCGCAACGCTCAAAACATTCCCGGGCCAACATTCAACCCCAAAGAATACTCTCTGGCCATCGGGTATGGCCTCAAGCTTAGCGACAACTTTGGAGTAGGACTCAATGCCCGCTATATCCGCTCTAACCTTACTGGTGGCCTAGCGGATACCAAACCAGGTCAGGCTGTAGCCGTTGACCTGGGAGCATACTACACCAAGGACCTCACAATTGGCGCTGGTGAGTATAACCTATCACTGGGCGGCGCTATATCCAACATCGGCAATAAAATGTCTTATACCGATGCCGCTCAGCCAGACTTCCTGCCCATGAACCTGAAGCTGGGCACGGCCATCACCAAGGAGCTCGATCTTTACAATAAGCTCACGTTGGCTTTTGATGCGAACAAGCTATTAGTTCCTACTCCTTTCTATGATGTCGATGATCCAACAAATATTGGCAAGCAGTCAGTAATTGATGAGAACAACCGGCGTGCTCAGAAAGGCATTGTGAGTGCGGTATTAGGCTCTTTTAGCGATGCTCCTGGTGGTTTTAAGGAAGAGTTGCGCGAAATTAACTTAGCTACTGGCCTAGAGTATGCTTACAACGACCTCCTTATGGCTCGTGTTGGTTATTTCTATGAGCATCAGTACAAAGGGGCTCGCCAGTACCTGAGCCTAGGTGCCGGGGTGAGATACAACGTGCTGGGAGTAGATGCAGCTTTCCTGGTTCCTAATGATAAAGCCAACCCTTTGGCTAACACCATCCGTATTTCCTTACACTTTAACATAAATGCGCTCGAAGAAGCCTTCGGCAATTCCGACTCAGCGCCTACCAACTAA
- the porU gene encoding type IX secretion system sortase PorU: MRLFTNWMLACLAILGLVAPAAAQSAEQVVQSTITWNGTADILVRGQQRRVPTFEGAVYRYGDQVGTYQRRLEGNIADGQLRDAVYVPVTPLEARQLDLNSLPTLPVVSLFRGTEQRRPVTLLTLQPLRRNSQTGQTEKLTSFSFAYTLSGELQRGTQGRTYARASVLSSGEWFKIGVPTNGLYKLDKATLRALGLNVQSLDPARLRLYGNAMGTLPQANSAYRPDDLAENAMQFFGDGTASLEDNEYFLFYARGPHTWRQDGSNLRFRHQLNPYADTAYYFLTVGSAVGRRVAAAPTVSGTASARISTFPDRQFYERELFNLLKSGRVWLGESFTAGNQNTFSFPVTDLVPGTTAQVTSSVVATSSAATFFQVTANSQPLGNQVISAINNYQGSYPEVANTSLSTFTYPVPASAPSEIKVGLTYNGSSDLSAKGYLDYLELNTQRQLRLSGSYLEFRSFENIRANAVSQFDLSNANGATVWDVTNPRVPSAVTLTGGSFLARTDTLREFVAFTPGPSFPTPRIFGRVPVQNLHSLNLDGKLDLVIVTHPSFLAQAEELAEHRRKHDGLTAQVVSTTQVYNEFSSGGQDVTAIRDLMKMVYDRSGGSRQLYLLLFGDASYDYKADPTNDKTQLPSWWNDGMANRDQIAQNYVPVYESQESFDPVQGSRPNAQGISYSSDDYYGLLDDNEGAWLPGSSSEMLDIGIGRLPVRSPVGQYGNADMAKLVVSKLKSYDATPAYGKWRNRLTFVTDDGDQNLFDLKGAEPLVNLIETKEPDYNIRKVYLDMYPQTVLAAGQRSPEAEKAIDESFEQGSLLITYIGHGGPKNWADEQILGNASVLRLQNKNRLAFLFTGTCDFSTYDNPEFTSAGEQSLTDTEGGAIGLFTTTRVVYASNNQFLATEFFNDVLRRRPDGTMPRLGDVISMAKNAALAGDGNRNYALLGDPSMRLAYPEQQVVLTELNGKPITAAPTDTLGALSTVALRGELRLNGQRNTTFSGTAQVTVYEKPSIVTTLGNDPTDAKQRISVRENVLYDGQATVTSGQFTVNFVVPKDINYSLGIGKISLYAYSETQRQDAHGSRLVPVGGAASSALRDTVPPDIRLFMDNEQFVFGGLTGTTTTLLGRFKDDSGINTAGSGIGHDITATLDNDASKVTVLNTFYTSELNDYKSGQVKYLFKDLTTGPHILRVKAWDTFNNSAEKSIEFIAASTDKLALQHVLNYPNPFSSTTTFHFDHNRSGEELEIQVQIFTVSGKLVRTLQGTTLGASSSHISSISWDGRDEYHDQLARGVYVYRVSVRSQRDNATASKYEKLVILN; this comes from the coding sequence ATGCGCCTCTTTACTAACTGGATGCTGGCCTGCTTGGCCATTCTAGGGTTAGTAGCTCCGGCGGCAGCTCAATCCGCGGAACAAGTTGTCCAGAGCACTATTACCTGGAATGGCACTGCCGACATACTTGTGCGCGGGCAGCAGCGGCGAGTGCCTACCTTTGAGGGGGCCGTGTACCGCTACGGCGACCAGGTAGGTACATACCAGCGCCGCCTAGAAGGCAACATAGCTGACGGCCAATTGCGTGATGCGGTGTATGTTCCGGTTACGCCCCTGGAAGCTCGGCAACTCGATCTGAATTCTTTGCCTACTCTTCCGGTAGTATCGCTATTTAGGGGCACTGAGCAGCGCCGGCCAGTTACGCTGCTCACCTTGCAGCCGCTGCGCCGCAACTCCCAAACGGGCCAAACCGAAAAACTCACGTCTTTTTCCTTTGCGTACACGCTGTCGGGTGAGCTACAGCGGGGCACCCAGGGCCGCACCTACGCGCGTGCTTCGGTGCTCAGTTCCGGTGAGTGGTTTAAGATTGGAGTGCCCACAAACGGGCTGTACAAGCTTGATAAAGCTACCCTTCGGGCTCTAGGCCTCAATGTGCAAAGCCTCGACCCAGCCCGGCTCCGCTTGTATGGCAACGCCATGGGCACCCTGCCCCAGGCAAACAGTGCGTACCGCCCCGATGATCTGGCTGAAAATGCCATGCAGTTTTTTGGCGACGGCACTGCCTCCCTCGAAGACAACGAATACTTCCTGTTTTATGCTCGTGGCCCCCACACCTGGCGGCAAGATGGCAGCAACCTTCGGTTTCGCCACCAGCTTAACCCCTACGCCGATACGGCTTATTACTTCCTGACCGTTGGCTCTGCAGTAGGCCGGCGGGTAGCGGCTGCGCCAACTGTGAGTGGTACCGCTTCGGCGCGCATAAGCACCTTCCCCGACCGCCAATTCTACGAGCGGGAACTGTTCAACCTCTTAAAATCAGGTAGGGTGTGGCTAGGGGAGTCGTTCACAGCCGGCAACCAAAACACGTTTTCCTTTCCAGTAACAGATCTGGTACCAGGCACTACGGCCCAGGTAACCAGCTCCGTCGTTGCTACTTCATCGGCAGCTACCTTCTTTCAGGTAACGGCCAATTCTCAGCCATTGGGTAATCAGGTAATCAGCGCCATCAATAATTACCAGGGCTCCTACCCTGAGGTAGCTAATACCAGTCTGAGCACGTTTACCTATCCGGTGCCTGCTAGTGCCCCTTCGGAGATTAAAGTGGGCCTTACCTACAACGGCAGCTCCGACCTCTCCGCCAAAGGCTACCTCGATTATCTGGAGCTAAATACCCAACGACAGCTGCGGCTTTCTGGTAGTTACTTAGAGTTCCGCTCGTTTGAGAACATCAGGGCCAATGCCGTCAGTCAGTTTGACCTCAGCAACGCCAATGGGGCTACGGTTTGGGATGTCACCAATCCGCGGGTGCCTTCGGCAGTAACGCTCACAGGTGGCAGCTTTTTGGCCCGCACTGATACGTTACGGGAGTTTGTGGCTTTTACTCCCGGCCCCAGCTTCCCCACGCCTCGCATCTTTGGGCGGGTACCGGTGCAAAATCTACACTCCCTAAACCTCGATGGCAAGCTAGACCTGGTAATTGTCACGCACCCTTCGTTTTTAGCGCAGGCTGAGGAGCTGGCCGAACATCGCCGCAAGCATGATGGCTTAACTGCGCAGGTGGTTTCCACTACGCAGGTGTATAATGAGTTCAGCTCCGGTGGCCAGGATGTAACAGCCATCCGTGATCTGATGAAGATGGTGTATGACCGTTCCGGTGGTAGTCGCCAGCTGTACCTGCTGCTATTCGGCGACGCTTCCTACGATTACAAGGCGGATCCTACAAACGATAAAACCCAGCTTCCTTCGTGGTGGAACGACGGGATGGCAAACCGTGACCAGATTGCGCAAAACTACGTGCCAGTGTACGAGTCGCAGGAAAGCTTCGACCCCGTGCAAGGTAGCCGCCCTAATGCGCAAGGCATCAGCTATTCCTCCGATGACTACTACGGACTCCTCGATGACAATGAGGGAGCCTGGCTTCCTGGCTCCAGCTCTGAAATGCTGGATATTGGTATTGGCCGCCTTCCCGTACGCTCGCCCGTAGGCCAGTATGGCAACGCCGATATGGCGAAACTAGTGGTATCGAAGCTTAAAAGCTACGATGCCACTCCCGCCTACGGAAAGTGGCGTAACCGCCTCACCTTTGTCACGGACGATGGCGACCAAAACCTGTTTGACCTCAAGGGGGCTGAGCCCTTGGTTAACTTGATAGAAACCAAGGAGCCTGATTACAACATCCGGAAGGTGTATCTGGATATGTATCCGCAAACTGTTTTGGCCGCGGGCCAGCGCTCACCTGAGGCTGAAAAAGCCATTGATGAGTCGTTTGAACAGGGCTCACTGCTTATTACTTACATTGGCCACGGAGGGCCTAAAAACTGGGCCGATGAGCAGATCCTAGGTAATGCCTCAGTATTGCGGTTACAGAACAAAAACCGCCTGGCTTTCCTGTTTACCGGCACCTGCGACTTCAGCACCTACGACAACCCTGAGTTTACCTCTGCCGGTGAGCAATCCTTAACCGATACAGAGGGTGGTGCCATTGGGCTTTTCACTACCACCAGGGTGGTGTACGCTTCCAATAACCAGTTTCTGGCCACCGAGTTCTTCAACGACGTACTGCGCCGCCGCCCCGATGGCACCATGCCTCGCCTGGGCGATGTAATTAGCATGGCCAAAAATGCCGCTTTGGCCGGCGACGGTAACCGTAACTATGCGTTGCTCGGCGACCCCTCCATGCGCCTGGCCTACCCTGAGCAGCAGGTAGTACTAACTGAGCTGAATGGTAAGCCAATTACCGCAGCCCCAACCGACACACTAGGGGCCCTCAGTACAGTAGCGTTGCGAGGTGAGCTGCGCCTGAATGGGCAACGTAACACCACCTTCTCCGGTACCGCCCAGGTAACCGTGTACGAGAAGCCATCTATCGTTACCACCCTCGGCAACGACCCTACCGACGCCAAGCAACGCATCTCCGTTCGAGAAAACGTACTCTATGACGGCCAAGCTACCGTTACCAGCGGGCAGTTTACTGTCAATTTTGTAGTACCCAAAGACATCAACTACAGCCTAGGCATAGGCAAGATCAGCTTATATGCCTACAGCGAAACCCAGCGCCAGGATGCCCACGGCTCTCGCTTGGTACCAGTAGGCGGTGCGGCCTCTTCTGCCCTACGTGATACTGTTCCGCCTGATATTCGTTTGTTCATGGACAATGAGCAATTCGTATTTGGGGGCCTCACGGGTACCACTACCACCTTGCTAGGCCGGTTTAAAGATGATAGCGGCATCAATACTGCAGGCTCCGGGATTGGCCATGATATTACTGCTACCCTTGATAATGACGCTAGCAAGGTCACTGTATTAAACACCTTCTACACGTCGGAACTCAATGACTACAAGAGTGGCCAAGTGAAATATTTGTTCAAAGACTTAACCACTGGCCCCCATATTCTCCGGGTTAAAGCTTGGGACACCTTCAATAACTCTGCAGAAAAAAGTATTGAGTTCATTGCGGCCTCTACGGATAAATTAGCGTTGCAGCATGTGCTTAATTATCCCAATCCCTTCTCTTCAACTACTACTTTCCACTTCGATCATAACCGAAGCGGCGAGGAGCTAGAAATACAAGTGCAGATTTTTACCGTATCTGGCAAACTGGTACGCACACTCCAAGGCACCACCCTGGGTGCTAGCAGCTCTCACATATCGTCTATCTCCTGGGACGGACGTGATGAGTACCATGATCAGCTTGCTCGCGGGGTATATGTTTACCGCGTAAGTGTCCGCTCTCAGCGCGACAATGCAACGGCATCTAAGTACGAAAAACTTGTCATTCTCAACTAA
- the pssA gene encoding CDP-diacylglycerol--serine O-phosphatidyltransferase has product MKKHLPNAVTCLNLFSGCLALTQIFSTDGNLVYASYFVLLAAVFDFFDGLLARALHVSSPIGKDLDSLADVVSFGVVPGAIIYKLLQGSLTTANLPTYLAYVGFIVTIFSALRLARFNNDTRQSDSFIGLPTPACTLVVASLPLILEHDSFNLATTILNPWLLLALAVILSGLLVAELPLFALKFKSLRWQDNSVRFIFLLLSVGLLLGLGVVAVPLIILLYVLLSLVRPAKA; this is encoded by the coding sequence TTGAAAAAGCATCTCCCCAACGCCGTTACCTGCCTAAACTTATTCTCTGGCTGCCTGGCCCTAACCCAGATTTTTTCTACTGATGGCAATCTGGTTTACGCTTCGTATTTTGTGTTACTAGCCGCTGTATTCGACTTTTTTGATGGGTTGCTGGCGCGGGCTCTGCACGTGTCATCCCCCATTGGCAAAGACCTTGATTCGCTGGCCGATGTAGTGTCGTTTGGGGTGGTGCCGGGCGCCATTATTTACAAGCTGCTCCAGGGAAGCCTTACTACCGCAAATCTGCCGACTTACCTGGCCTACGTTGGTTTCATCGTTACTATTTTCTCGGCGCTCCGGCTAGCCAGGTTCAACAACGACACCCGCCAGTCGGACTCGTTTATTGGCTTGCCTACGCCCGCCTGCACCCTGGTAGTTGCCTCGCTGCCGCTTATTCTGGAGCACGATTCTTTCAACCTGGCCACTACTATTCTTAACCCCTGGCTGCTGCTGGCGCTGGCAGTAATACTTTCAGGTTTGCTGGTAGCTGAGTTGCCACTCTTTGCGCTCAAGTTCAAGAGCTTGCGCTGGCAGGATAACTCCGTTCGGTTTATTTTCCTGCTGTTGAGTGTAGGCCTCTTGCTTGGGCTTGGCGTAGTAGCCGTTCCGCTGATTATTCTGCTGTACGTGTTGCTCTCTCTGGTACGCCCAGCAAAGGCTTAA
- a CDS encoding MBL fold metallo-hydrolase: MTVSGFTFNAFSENTYLLHDTTGQCVVIDPGCYERAEQDALRTFIADNGLEVVLLLNTHCHIDHVFGNKFIVDTYQVPFLIHEADLSTLRAVPSYAPNYGFPRFEITEPTGFLTPGQPVHFGETEVEVRFVPGHAPGHVVFYHEPTQTVIGGDVLFKGSIGRTDLPGGDYDTLIESIRSQLLTLPDSVTIYPGHGPATTVGAERRSNPFLQ; the protein is encoded by the coding sequence ATGACCGTTTCCGGATTCACTTTCAACGCGTTTTCCGAAAATACTTACCTCCTGCACGATACCACCGGCCAGTGCGTGGTAATTGACCCTGGCTGCTACGAGCGGGCCGAGCAGGATGCCCTGCGCACATTCATTGCCGACAATGGCCTAGAGGTGGTACTGCTGCTGAACACACACTGCCACATCGACCACGTATTTGGTAACAAGTTTATTGTGGATACCTATCAGGTGCCCTTCCTGATTCACGAAGCCGATCTGAGCACCCTGCGCGCCGTACCTTCTTACGCCCCCAACTACGGCTTTCCGCGCTTTGAAATCACTGAGCCAACCGGCTTCCTGACGCCCGGCCAGCCCGTGCACTTCGGCGAGACCGAAGTAGAAGTTCGCTTTGTCCCCGGGCACGCTCCTGGCCACGTGGTTTTCTATCACGAGCCCACGCAAACGGTCATTGGCGGCGACGTGCTGTTCAAAGGCAGCATAGGCCGCACCGATTTGCCCGGCGGCGACTACGACACTCTCATTGAGAGCATCCGTTCCCAGCTCTTAACGCTGCCCGATTCCGTGACGATTTACCCGGGCCACGGCCCAGCTACCACGGTTGGGGCCGAGCGCCGCTCTAATCCTTTTCTGCAATAA
- a CDS encoding NAD(P)/FAD-dependent oxidoreductase — protein MKSVDYLLIGHGIAGATLAQELRGRGRRVLVLDTPQPNSASNVAAGLMNPVAGKRYALAWRAEELMPAAAHFYRSLETRFQQLFFYEAPILKLFSSVGEQNTVLARSADHPWGSFVPNADVQLPQVEGLRQEFGGLRIERGGHVLVREALAALAAEGIAEGWLQHETFAWDLLVPATDGGTGFTYANRVRAQHVVCCEGAAAVQNPYFHWLPLTPNQGEVLTVECPELSDQYVLNKGAYVVPLGNGQFRVGATYRWPPFAAGITPDARQELSQRLEAITDRPFRITEHRAGVRPAVRDRKPLLGTHPAVPNVHIFNGFGSKGVMMAPRLAALMVDWLENDVELWPEVNIRRYSALYSPAPVVAGAGS, from the coding sequence ATGAAAAGTGTGGACTACCTACTGATTGGGCATGGCATAGCTGGCGCTACCCTGGCGCAGGAATTACGAGGCCGGGGCCGGCGCGTACTTGTGCTCGATACGCCTCAACCCAACTCGGCCTCCAATGTAGCAGCGGGCCTCATGAACCCGGTAGCTGGGAAGCGGTACGCCCTGGCCTGGCGCGCTGAGGAGCTGATGCCCGCCGCCGCGCACTTTTACCGTTCGTTGGAGACCCGTTTTCAGCAACTGTTTTTTTACGAAGCCCCCATTCTCAAGCTGTTTTCTTCCGTAGGGGAGCAGAATACCGTGCTGGCCCGCAGCGCCGACCACCCGTGGGGAAGTTTTGTGCCCAATGCGGATGTGCAGTTGCCTCAGGTAGAGGGGCTGCGGCAGGAATTTGGAGGGCTGCGTATAGAGCGAGGAGGCCACGTTTTGGTGCGAGAAGCGCTGGCGGCGCTGGCTGCTGAGGGAATTGCGGAAGGCTGGCTGCAGCACGAAACTTTTGCTTGGGACCTGCTTGTTCCGGCTACGGACGGCGGCACAGGCTTCACGTACGCAAACCGTGTGCGGGCACAGCACGTTGTGTGTTGTGAAGGAGCTGCGGCTGTTCAAAATCCGTACTTTCATTGGCTGCCTCTCACCCCCAACCAGGGGGAGGTGCTGACGGTTGAATGTCCGGAGCTTTCTGATCAATACGTTCTGAATAAAGGAGCCTACGTGGTACCGCTCGGCAACGGGCAGTTTCGGGTGGGTGCCACCTACCGCTGGCCTCCCTTTGCGGCGGGCATCACCCCTGATGCCCGGCAGGAGCTAAGCCAGCGCCTGGAAGCCATAACCGACCGGCCGTTTCGGATAACGGAGCATCGGGCCGGAGTGCGGCCCGCCGTGCGCGACCGTAAGCCGCTGTTGGGCACCCACCCAGCGGTGCCAAACGTGCATATTTTCAATGGGTTTGGCTCAAAAGGAGTGATGATGGCGCCTCGTTTGGCAGCCCTCATGGTCGATTGGCTGGAAAATGACGTTGAGCTGTGGCCCGAGGTCAATATTCGGCGATATTCTGCGTTATATTCTCCAGCACCCGTAGTGGCGGGCGCTGGCTCCTGA